The following are from one region of the Rosistilla carotiformis genome:
- a CDS encoding EutN/CcmL family microcompartment protein, protein MQTAKVLGTTRATIKHASFVGQKLLIVQPLMADGSADGPPLLTLDGWGASRGDTVLLTSDSSCMEDLIGKDKNTPARWTTMGIIDQR, encoded by the coding sequence TTGCAAACCGCCAAAGTCCTCGGAACGACACGCGCCACGATCAAGCACGCCAGCTTTGTCGGGCAGAAGCTGTTGATCGTTCAACCGTTGATGGCGGACGGTTCGGCGGATGGCCCGCCGTTGCTGACCTTGGATGGCTGGGGTGCCAGTCGTGGCGATACCGTCCTGCTGACTAGCGATTCCAGTTGCATGGAAGACCTGATCGGCAAAGACAAAAACACGCCCGCCCGCTGGACCACGATGGGCATCATCGACCAACGATAG
- a CDS encoding EutN/CcmL family microcompartment protein, which yields MRIAKVIGSVTLSRCHPAMAGSRLRCVLPVDDIAQIASDDFSGSELLVTWDELGAGNGDLIALAEGPEAAQPFQPQIKCIDAYNAAILDHIDLQ from the coding sequence ATGCGAATCGCCAAAGTGATTGGAAGCGTAACGCTCAGCCGATGCCATCCGGCCATGGCCGGTTCGCGGCTGCGATGCGTGTTGCCAGTCGACGACATCGCGCAGATCGCCAGCGACGACTTCAGCGGCTCCGAACTGTTGGTGACCTGGGACGAATTGGGAGCGGGCAATGGCGATCTGATCGCTTTGGCCGAGGGCCCCGAAGCGGCTCAACCCTTCCAACCGCAAATCAAATGCATCGACGCTTACAACGCGGCGATCCTAGACCATATCGACCTCCAATAG
- a CDS encoding class II aldolase/adducin family protein has protein sequence MQNIHKIKQDICEIGKRIYAKGFAAANDGNITVRVSENEVLCTPTMHCKGYLKPEDISVVDMTGKQLSGNKKRSSEALLHLEIYKQRPELKSVVHCHPPHATAFAVAREPIPQCVLPEVEVFLGDVPITKYETPGGQAFADTVIPYIHKSNVIILANHGTVSFGENVERAYWWTEILDAYCRILLLSRQLGHVQYLSGDKSRELLELKDKWGFTDPRLTKEFENCDICANDVFRDSWEANGVSRRAFDAPPAAGSMSGGAAPAAAAGKNVDEEQLVKLITAEVMRQMGKA, from the coding sequence ATGCAAAACATCCACAAAATCAAACAAGACATCTGCGAAATTGGAAAGCGGATTTACGCCAAGGGTTTCGCCGCTGCAAACGACGGGAACATCACCGTCCGCGTTAGCGAAAACGAAGTCCTGTGCACGCCGACCATGCACTGCAAGGGTTATTTGAAGCCTGAAGACATCAGCGTTGTCGACATGACCGGCAAGCAGTTGAGCGGCAACAAGAAGCGCAGCAGCGAAGCGCTGTTGCACTTGGAAATCTACAAGCAACGCCCCGAACTGAAGAGCGTGGTGCATTGCCATCCGCCACACGCCACCGCGTTTGCCGTCGCTCGCGAACCGATCCCACAATGCGTGCTGCCCGAAGTCGAAGTCTTCTTGGGCGACGTGCCGATCACCAAATACGAGACTCCCGGCGGACAAGCGTTTGCCGATACCGTGATCCCGTACATCCACAAGAGTAACGTGATCATCCTGGCCAACCACGGCACCGTCAGCTTCGGCGAAAACGTCGAACGGGCTTACTGGTGGACCGAGATCTTGGACGCCTACTGCCGCATCCTGCTGCTGTCGCGTCAGCTGGGACACGTGCAATACCTCAGCGGCGACAAGTCGCGTGAACTGTTGGAACTGAAGGACAAATGGGGGTTCACCGATCCGCGTTTGACCAAGGAGTTCGAAAACTGTGACATCTGTGCCAACGATGTCTTCCGCGACAGCTGGGAAGCGAACGGCGTATCGCGTCGCGCCTTCGACGCCCCACCCGCAGCCGGCAGCATGTCCGGTGGAGCAGCCCCTGCGGCAGCCGCTGGCAAGAACGTCGACGAAGAACAATTGGTGAAGCTGATCACCGCCGAAGTCATGCGTCAGATGGGCAAAGCCTAA
- a CDS encoding lactate/malate dehydrogenase family protein codes for MKVSIIGGGGLVGSCAGYALQCGGIVREIALLDVNAELAVGQALDMAHGAPSVADQVIVGGGYEHIPSSDVICITAGLRRKPDESRLDLINRNTDLFVSILDQIKAAGLKEGAIVVVVSNPVDILTYVAAHRLGLPKQKVIGLGTQLDTIRFCCLISSELKAPPTQTKALILGEHGDSMVPIWSSATIAGLPLDKYPGWNPNLANQLFTRTKGSGAEVIKRKGGAGFAVGIAIRDVIESIALNSQKVLPVSSIQEGCYGIRDVALSVPTVVGRCGVVDRHEIDLWPKEVQGLRASGAALRKTLEVVLNRVG; via the coding sequence ATGAAAGTATCGATTATTGGCGGCGGCGGTTTGGTTGGATCCTGTGCGGGCTACGCGCTGCAGTGCGGCGGCATCGTCCGCGAGATCGCCTTGCTGGATGTCAACGCCGAACTGGCCGTTGGCCAAGCGCTCGACATGGCTCACGGTGCTCCTAGCGTCGCCGATCAAGTGATCGTTGGTGGCGGCTACGAACACATTCCGTCGAGCGATGTGATCTGCATCACTGCCGGTCTGCGTCGCAAGCCAGACGAATCGCGATTGGACTTGATCAACCGCAACACCGACCTGTTTGTTTCGATCTTGGACCAGATCAAAGCGGCTGGATTGAAGGAGGGCGCGATCGTCGTCGTCGTGTCGAACCCCGTCGACATCCTGACCTACGTCGCGGCTCATCGCTTGGGCTTGCCGAAGCAGAAGGTGATCGGCCTGGGAACTCAGCTCGATACGATCCGCTTCTGCTGCCTGATCTCGTCGGAACTCAAGGCACCGCCAACGCAGACGAAGGCGTTGATTTTGGGTGAGCATGGCGACAGCATGGTGCCGATCTGGTCGAGTGCCACGATCGCCGGCCTGCCATTGGACAAATACCCAGGTTGGAATCCAAACTTGGCGAACCAATTGTTCACGCGAACCAAGGGAAGTGGCGCCGAAGTGATCAAACGCAAGGGCGGAGCTGGCTTTGCCGTCGGCATCGCGATCCGCGACGTGATCGAATCGATCGCTTTGAATTCGCAAAAGGTTCTGCCAGTTAGCAGCATCCAAGAGGGATGTTACGGAATCCGCGACGTCGCGTTGAGCGTCCCGACAGTTGTCGGCCGTTGCGGCGTTGTCGATCGTCACGAGATCGATCTGTGGCCAAAGGAAGTTCAAGGCCTGCGAGCCAGCGGTGCAGCGCTTCGCAAAACCTTGGAAGTTGTCCTGAACCGCGTCGGTTAG